One genomic window of Nicotiana sylvestris chromosome 10, ASM39365v2, whole genome shotgun sequence includes the following:
- the LOC138879913 gene encoding uncharacterized protein has translation MALCEALYGRQCRSPVGWFEQGEARLLSTDLVQDALEKVKVIKDRLRTAQSRQKSYTDRKVLDVSYMIGERVMFRVSPMKGVMGFGKKGKLSPGFISPFEILRRVGEVAYELALPPILAGVHPVFHVSMLQRYHCDPSHMVDFSLVQLDKDLSYVEEPVAILDRQDRDDLLASMRSYLYKARKRLFVTRPFDSAIKTTGKGVSDSA, from the exons atggcactgtgtgaggctttatatggtagacagtgtagatccccggtgggctgGTTTGAGcagggtgaggctagattattgagcacagacttagttcaggatgctttagagaaggttaaggtgattaaggatagactccgtacagcccagtccagacagaagagctacaCGGACCGAAAGGTTCTTGATGTTTCTTACATGATTGGAGAGCGGGTTATgtttcgggtttcgcctatgaagggcgtaatgggatttgggaagaaagggaagttgagtccgggGTTTATTAGCccctttgagatattgaggcgtgttggggaggttgcttatgagcttgccttacctcccatcttggctggagttcatccggtattccatgtttcgatgctccagaggtatcactgTGATCCGTCGCACATGgtggatttcagtttagtccagttggataaggatctatcttatgttgaggagccagtggcaatattggacaggcag GATAGAGATGATCTTTTAGCTTCTATGAGAAGCTATCTATATAAAGCAAGGAAGCGCCTTTTTGTGACAAGACCCTTTGACAGTGCTATAAAGACCACTGGAAAGGGCGTTTCTGATTCAGCATAG